One Oryza glaberrima chromosome 10, OglaRS2, whole genome shotgun sequence DNA segment encodes these proteins:
- the LOC127785959 gene encoding metalloendoproteinase 1-MMP-like has protein sequence MFLLCGCGTGSQPTRLRSQDNNGGGGAAAFTFLRGRPRWNRPDMRLTYAVSPLATADHLPRDAVREAFRSALARWAEVTPLRFAEAARYEEADIRVGLYLHASGAGGDGCDGCGHIDDKSSRDGALLAHSLPAKDGRIHMHAARRWTVDLDRDTAAAAVDLESVATHEIGHVLGLGHSSSKSSVMYRYVRYRERKVDLTEDDVHGVQELYGANPHFSFTHIDQNKVEKEKEKARGSSFWRRGLASCLCPAS, from the coding sequence ATGTTTCTGCTGTGTGGCTGTGGCACCGGCTCCCAGCCGACGCGACTGCGGTCCCAAGacaacaacggcggcggcggcgcggcggcgttcaCGTTCCTGCGGGGCAGACCACGGTGGAATCGGCCGGACATGCGGCTGACGTACGCCGTGTCGCCGTTGGCCACCGCCGACCACCTCCCGCGGGACGCCGTGCGGGAGGCGTTCCGGAGCGCGCTCGCGCGGTGGGCGGAGGTGACGCCCCTGAGgttcgcggaggcggcgcgctaCGAGGAGGCGGACATCAGGGTGGGGTTGTACCTCCacgcctccggcgccggcggcgacgggtgcGACGGGTGCGGCCACATCGACGACAAGAGCAGCCGCGACGGGGCGCTGCTCGCCCACTCCTTACCGGCGAAGGACGGGCGGATCCACATGCACGCGGCGCGGAGGTGGACGGTGGACCTGGACAGGgacacggcggccgccgccgtcgacctggAGTCGGTGGCGACGCACGAGATCGGCCACGTCCTCGGGCTCGGCCACTCGTCGTCCAAGAGCTCAGTGATGTACCGGTACGTCCGTTACAGGGAGAGGAAGGTGGACCTCACCGAGGACGACGTCCATGGCGTCCAGGAGCTCTACGGTGCCAACCCACATTTCAGCTTCACCCACATCGATCAAAACAAGGtcgaaaaagagaaggaaaaggcTCGCGGCAGCTCTTTTTGGCGACGCGGTCTAGCCTCTTGCCTGTGCCCTGCTAGTTAG